One Streptomyces fagopyri DNA window includes the following coding sequences:
- a CDS encoding Gfo/Idh/MocA family protein — protein sequence MVTPAPWADRPVEVGLVGAGPWARAMHARMLAAGPETRLAAVWARRSEAARETAAPHGAHVAASFGELLDRCEAVAFAVPPAVQAELAPQAARQGKALLLEKPLGPDLMAAQRVADAVLGAGVVSQLVLTKRYHPVTEAFLDAARTREVSGARSCYLHGAFLGGDFATGWRLEHGALLDLGPHLLDLLDLAVSPITGIRSTGDPRRWIELTLEHENGAVSQASLSGSVSVPRALTRVELFGPETPLTYDTAEIDHEECWPILRRTFATAVRANEPTDLDAARGLYLQRLIDQAARATR from the coding sequence ATCGTCACCCCTGCCCCCTGGGCGGACCGGCCCGTAGAGGTCGGCCTCGTGGGCGCCGGCCCCTGGGCCCGCGCCATGCACGCCCGGATGCTCGCCGCCGGACCCGAGACCCGCCTCGCCGCGGTGTGGGCCCGCCGCTCCGAAGCCGCGCGGGAGACCGCCGCACCGCACGGAGCACACGTCGCCGCGTCCTTCGGTGAACTCCTCGACCGGTGCGAAGCCGTGGCGTTCGCCGTACCTCCGGCCGTGCAGGCCGAGCTGGCACCCCAGGCCGCACGCCAGGGGAAAGCGCTGCTGCTGGAGAAGCCGCTCGGGCCCGACCTCATGGCCGCGCAGCGTGTCGCCGACGCCGTCCTCGGCGCCGGCGTGGTCTCCCAACTCGTTCTGACCAAGCGCTACCACCCGGTCACCGAGGCCTTCCTTGACGCCGCGCGCACCCGCGAGGTCTCCGGCGCGCGCTCCTGCTACCTCCACGGCGCCTTCCTCGGCGGCGACTTCGCCACCGGCTGGCGTCTCGAACACGGCGCGCTGCTCGACCTCGGCCCCCATCTGCTCGACCTGCTCGACCTCGCCGTCTCGCCCATCACCGGCATACGGAGCACCGGCGACCCCCGCCGCTGGATCGAACTCACCCTGGAACACGAGAACGGAGCCGTCAGCCAGGCGTCCTTGTCGGGCTCCGTCAGCGTGCCCCGCGCCCTGACCCGCGTCGAACTCTTCGGTCCCGAAACGCCGTTGACCTACGACACGGCCGAGATCGACCACGAGGAGTGCTGGCCGATCCTGCGCCGCACCTTCGCCACCGCCGTGCGCGCGAACGAGCCCACGGACCTCGACGCCGCACGCGGGCTGTATCTGCAGCGCCTCATCGATCAGGCGGCCCGGGCGACACGGTGA
- a CDS encoding histone-like nucleoid-structuring protein Lsr2 translates to MAQKKITVYTDDLTGKEHPEISTHEFSLNGVKYEIDLSPDSYDELADALARFIQAGRKTGRTRVSKGRKADADGPSAVEMRTWARSNGFEVNDRGRVPANIRVAYEQAN, encoded by the coding sequence ATGGCTCAGAAGAAAATTACGGTCTATACCGACGACCTCACAGGTAAAGAACACCCGGAGATCTCCACCCACGAGTTCTCGCTGAACGGCGTAAAGTATGAAATCGATCTGTCGCCGGACAGCTACGACGAGCTGGCCGACGCCCTTGCCCGCTTCATCCAGGCGGGCCGGAAGACCGGTCGGACAAGGGTGAGCAAGGGCCGCAAGGCCGACGCCGACGGCCCCAGCGCAGTGGAAATGCGCACGTGGGCACGGAGCAACGGATTCGAGGTCAACGACCGCGGACGGGTCCCGGCCAACATCCGCGTGGCCTACGAACAGGCCAATTGA